Proteins from one Ornithobacterium rhinotracheale genomic window:
- a CDS encoding YtxH domain-containing protein: MSKAKQTGTILGSLVIGALAGGIAALLLTPQSGEETREKLKKEADRLREELKDYSSDFSDKAKKVKKDLEKKLKKTEAELLDIEEELGA, translated from the coding sequence ATGAGTAAAGCAAAACAAACAGGTACTATCTTAGGAAGTTTAGTTATAGGAGCATTGGCTGGCGGAATCGCAGCTTTATTGCTTACGCCACAAAGTGGAGAGGAAACTAGAGAAAAATTAAAAAAAGAAGCTGATAGACTCCGTGAGGAATTAAAAGATTATAGCTCAGATTTTAGCGATAAGGCTAAAAAGGTAAAAAAAGATTTAGAGAAAAAACTGAAAAAAACAGAGGCTGAGCTTTTGGATATTGAAGAAGAGCTAGGAGCTTAA
- a CDS encoding phage holin family protein, with translation MFGGVKNYVQDQVTLAKLEVVEGAGKAAGTIVAIIFMALFGLFFFTFLGIAGAYYLSIYFESYIYGFLAMAGVFLLLLILFAIFKKAIQNLVANIIVAATMGGKKVKKK, from the coding sequence ATGTTTGGCGGAGTAAAAAATTATGTGCAAGACCAAGTAACCCTTGCAAAACTAGAAGTTGTAGAAGGGGCTGGCAAGGCTGCAGGAACCATTGTTGCTATTATATTTATGGCACTTTTTGGGCTGTTCTTTTTCACTTTCTTGGGTATTGCAGGTGCTTATTATCTTTCAATTTATTTTGAATCATACATCTATGGCTTTTTAGCAATGGCTGGCGTCTTTTTATTGTTACTGATTCTGTTTGCGATTTTCAAGAAAGCTATTCAGAATTTAGTAGCCAATATCATAGTAGCAGCTACCATGGGTGGAAAAAAAGTTAAGAAAAAATAA
- a CDS encoding DUF1573 domain-containing protein, whose protein sequence is MKKLLFAVSFAFVGLVATNAQEITFEKETIDYGEVAKGSNGERVFTFTNTGDKPLIIRKVQTSCGCTAAEYPKPTDVIAPGKKGEIKVRYNTSIPNSFNKSITVLSNAVENGRKILRIKGVVK, encoded by the coding sequence ATGAAAAAGTTATTATTTGCTGTTTCTTTTGCTTTTGTTGGCTTGGTAGCTACAAATGCTCAAGAAATCACATTTGAAAAAGAAACGATTGATTATGGCGAAGTTGCTAAAGGATCAAATGGTGAGCGTGTATTCACATTCACCAATACTGGCGACAAACCTTTAATTATTAGAAAAGTTCAAACCTCTTGTGGGTGTACTGCTGCGGAGTATCCAAAACCAACTGATGTGATTGCTCCAGGTAAAAAAGGGGAAATTAAAGTTCGCTATAATACCAGCATTCCAAATTCTTTCAACAAATCTATTACTGTTTTATCCAATGCGGTAGAAAATGGAAGAAAGATTTTAAGAATTAAAGGTGTTGTGAAGTAA